The genome window CCAGCCAGACGCCGTGCGCCAGCGTCAGCTCGGGCCCCAGCAGGCCCAGCCGCGCCAGGTAGCGGATGGGCGAGCCGCCGTCCGCCTTGAACAGTTCGCGCGCGGCCACCGCTTCCATGCGCGAGATGGCCACGTGCGAGAACATGCGCCGCCCATGCTCGCGGGCAAGATCGCGCAGGGCCGTCAGCAGCGCCGGGCCGCAGCGCTCGGGGCTGGACGGGCAGACGGCCCAGCTCAGCCGGTCGTCGTCCCGCGCGGGATGCGCGGCCAGGATGTCCGCCATCTCGGCCACGGCGTCGCGCATGCCGGCCGGCGGCGGCGGACCGGCGGCCAGCGACGCGGCCTCGGCCGGCAGGACGTCCCGCAGGAAGGGCATGGTGTCCAGCGCGCCCACGTCCGCCACCTGCATGCCCAGCACGACGCGCAGGCCGGCGTCCTCGTAGGCGCGCCGTACGACCTCGATCTGACGCCGGTCGAGCGGCCACAGGCTCAGCATGTCCTGCACCGTCGTGATGCCGCCCAGCAGGCATTCGGCCGCGCCCACCAGCGTGCGCAGGCGCAGCTCGTCGTCCGAGCGCGGCGGGAAGTAGCGCGGCAGCGCGCGGAAGGTCCAGCGCTCCAGCGACATCACGTCGAAGCATCCCTTGAGCAGGACGTCGTGCGAATGGTAGTGCGCGTTGACCAGGCCCGGCACGGCCAGCCAGCGCGAGCCGTCGACGACGCGCGCCGTGGAAGGAAGCGGCATCGTGCCGTGCGGGACGATGCGCGCGATGCGCTTGCCCGCGATGGTCAGGTCCGCCTGGAACGGTTGGCCGGCCGTTTCCGGATCGACCAGGGTCACCCCGCGTATCACGGTGGCCGGGAGCGTCGTCTCAGGCATGCGCGCTCCCCACGCGCGGCGCGTCGTCCAGGTGCATGGCCAGCCGCGTGTCCCGTGCATAGCGCGGCCACGCGGGCAGCGATGGTGCCGCCGGCACGCCGTCGCGCGCGAAGGCCAGCCAGGCCGCGCGCATCGTGGCCGACAGGCGGTCGATCGCCTGTGGGTCGGCCGCTTCCAGCATGGGCGAGCCGTTCCAGGCGCGCGCGGTGCCCATGAGGAAGGGCAGTTCCAGGCAATGGCAACTGCCGAAGCCGGAGGCGGGTGCCTGCCAGTCGAAGCGGTAGAAATACACGTCGGCGCCCGCCGCCGAGGCGCGGTCCGCAAACTGGATCGTCGGCGCATCGAAGACGTGATCCGAGATCCAGTCGCTGAACAGGTCGGCCGCGTGGATGTCGGGGCGGGCTTCACGGCGGCGGGCGTAGTCGCCAGCCGCCGCGTCGCCGTACAGCGCGCGCAGCCGCGCCTGCGCGCCGTCGTGGTCCAGGCCGGCCATGCGCGGGTCCCGCGCGAAGAAGGCCTGGCATTCACGGGCCGTGACGCCCACCAGGATCTGCACGCCGGCCATGGCGTCGGCTGCCAGCGTGTCGAAGCGGAAGTCCGCCGGCAGGCCGGGCGGATCGGCCAGCAGATGGAAGGGCGGCGCCGTTTCTCCCAGTTGCGCGGTCTCGCGCGCGACGGCGCCCTGCGCGGCCAGGATGGTGGCCACGGAAAGGTCCCGCGCGCGGCCCGGCGCATCCGCCAGGCCCAGGTGGTGGAGGAAGCGTTCACCCATCTCGCCCGCGCGCGCCGTGTCCAGCGTCCCGATGCCGTAGGCGCCGCTTTGCAGGACGGCCCGGCGTATGCCCGGCCCGGCATGGCCGCCCGCGAACAGCGCGGCAATCGCGTTGGCGCCGGCCGACTGGCCCATCAGCGTGATGGCGTTCGGATCGCCGCCGAAATCGTGCGCGTGTTCGCGCACGAAGCGGATGGCCTGGGCCTGGTCCAGCAGGCCCAGGTTGCCGGGCGAGAGTCCGTTCGCGTACAGGTAGCCCAGCGCCCCCAGCCGGTAGTTCACGCCCACGACCACGGCGTCGCCCTCGCGCGCCAGCCGGCAGCCGTCGTACCAGTCCAGCCCGCCGCCGCCGCTGGAGAATCCGCCGCCGTGCAGCCAGATGATCACGGGCCGGTGGCCGCCGTCCAGGCCCGGCGTGGCGATCGTCAGTTGCAGGCAGTCCTCGCTCTGCTCGCGCGAGAAGTCGCCCATCACCGCCGCCAGCCGCGAGGCCGCCTGCGGCGCGATGGGCATGGCGCCGGTCGCGTCGCGCGTACCCGTCCACGGCCGTGGCGGCTCGGGCGGGGCGAAGCGCAAGGACTCCAAGGGTGGACGGGCATAGGGCACGCCCGAGAACCACAGCACGCCGTCCCGGCGCGCGCCACGCAATCGCCCCTCCGCCAGGCCGACTTCCACGAACCCGCTTGCATCACCGCCCATGTCGAACTCCGTTGCTTGCCCGCAGCGAGTATGGCGTCCACCGCCGCCGCGCTCTTGTCGTGGAGTGCAGTACCGCATGCGCAGGAATGTCCTGCGCCGCATTGCGCTGGGTGACAAGCGGCGTTGCACTCCGGCGCAAGACCGTGGCGGCGGCGCGGTGCCAGTATGGATGCCATCGAAACAGAGGAGGTTCCAATGAGCGGAGACATCGATTCGGTCAATCACCTGGGCATCGCCGTGCGCGACATGGACCAGGCTTGCGCCCTGTACGAGCGCCTGGGTTTCACCCTGAGCCCGCTCTCCGTGCATTCCGGTTCCAAGGCGCCGGGCGAGGCGCCCGTTCCCATGGCGACCGGCAACCGCTGCGCGATCTTCCCGAAGAACTACATCGAGGTGCTGGGCATCGTGAACCCCGGCGCCATGGACTGGGGATGGGAGCGGTTCGTGGACAAGTTCCAGGGCGCCCACATCATCTGCTTCGGCTGCACCGATGCCGAGACCGTGCATCGGCGCCTGGAGGACAGCAAGGTCGCCAATTCGGGCGTGATCACCTTGCAGCGCGACATCGGTACCGAGGACGGCATGCGCACGGCGCGCTTCGACTGCGTGCATTTCGACAGCGCCGCCACGCCCGAGGGACTGATCCAGGCCGCCCGCCACCGCAATCCCGAATACGTCCACCAGCCCCGCTACCTGGGCCACGCCAACGGCGCGACCTCGCTGGCCGAGATCCTGCTGGTGTCCGAGAACCCCGAGCAGACCGCCGCGCGCTACGCGGTGCTGAGCGGCCAGCCCAGCGTCCGGCAGGACGACGGTTCGTTCCTGATCCGGCTGCCGGTGGTGACGGCCCTGCGCTTCATGGGGCCCGAGCAGGCCGGCGTCGAATTGCCAGGCACGCTGATGGCGCCGGCCCCGGCCATCGTGGCCGCGACCTTCGGCGTGCGCGACCTGGCCGCGGCGCGGGCATGGGTGGCGCAGGCGGGCTTTCCCGTCGTGGACGGCCCGGGCCGCTTCATGGTGCCGGCCGAGAACGCCCTGGGCGTGGCCCACCTGTTCCGCCAGGAGTGACGCCGGCCAGCGATCTCGGAGCGAGATGGCTGGAGTGCCGAAACGAGGCTTTATGCATGGACGGCCCCTCCCCTACAGTTCGGGAAAGGAGTCGTTCATGCAAGACAGCATCCGTTTCGAGGGCCGCGTGCTTTACCTGTCGCGCGATCCGTCCTGTATCCGCCGCCAGCTGGCCGGCGAATCCGTCTCGCTCGCCCAGGCCGGACCGCTGCGCGACGACGTCTCGACCGACGAGATCACGCCGGTCACGACCATGCTGGTCTACGACGAGCGCCTGGGCCGCTACCCCTACGTCGGGCTGAAGGCCGGCGACGAACTGCCCATAGGCGAGGACGCCGTGCGCCAGGGCGGCTTCGGCATCACGGTGGCGGGCAAGCGCTACGGCAAGGGTTCGTCGCGCGAGCACAGCCCGCTGGCCGAGCTGTCGGCCGGCATACGGCTGATCGTGGCCGAGAGCTTCGAGCGCATCTACCAGCAGAACTGCGACAACATCGGCATTCTGACCACGACCGACTTCGACGTGCTGCGCCGGATCGAGGCCGGCGAAGCCATTCCCATCGAGCGGTTCCTGAACGGCCGCGACGCGCTGACCCAGGCGATCATCCGCAGCGGCGGGCTGATGGCCTACAGCCGGCGGGCGCTGCGCGCCGACACGGGGTCCACGCCGCGCGCCGCGGGCAAGGGGCTGACGCTGGTCGAGAAGATCATCCACCGGCACCTGCATCCCGACACCGTCGAGGCGGGACGCGGCAGCGGTGTGTTCATCCGCGCCGACTGGCGCTTCAGCCACGACTACTTCACCGGCATGAGCGCGCACCTGATGCACCTGGCCTACGGCAAGCCGGCGCCGCTGCGCGATCCGGACCGCATCGTGGCCTTCCACGACCACCTGGTCCTGGCGCCGCAGAGCGTGCCGCACGTCAAGGGCGGCCTCCTGCCGCGCGTGGCGACCCTGGTGCAGGGACACCATGATTTCATCGACGACTATCCGGTGCGCCACTACGGCCAGTTGCCCGACGGCAGCGGCTCCGAAGGCATCTGCCATGCGCTGATGGCCGAGCGCCACGCGCTGCCGGGCGAGGTCGTGGCCGGCACCGATTCGCACACGCCGCATGCCGGCGCGCTGGGCTGCCTGGCGTTCGGCGTGGGCTCGACCGACATGGCCAACAGCTGGGCGACCGGTTACGTGCGCTGCAAGGTGCCGGAAACGTTGCGCGTGGAGATCTCGGGCACGCTGGCGCCCGGCGTCACGGCCAAGGACATCGTGCTGGTGCTGCTGCGGTCCGAGGCGGTGCGCAACGGCGAAGCCATCGGCGCGGTGTTCGAATACGGCGGCGAGGCGGTGCGCGCCATGTCGGTGGACGAGCGCGCCACGCTGACCAACATGGTGGCCGAGCTGGGCGGATTCACCGGCATCGTCGAGCCGGACGAACGCACCGTCGCTTTCCTGAAGGAACGCCGCGGCGTCGACTTCGCGCTGGAGGACTGGATGGCCAGCGACGCGGATGCCGCCTACCGCCGCGTGATCCATATCGACGGCGCGAGCGTGCAGCCCATGGCGGCCCGCCCGGGCGATCCGGGCAACGGCGTGGCCATTGCCGAGCTGGACGGCGACGTTGCGGTCGACATCGCCTACGGCGGTTCCTGTACCGGCGGCAAGCGGGCCGATTTCGACGCCTACCACGAGGTCTTGAAATGGGGCCTGGACCAGGGCTTGCGCATCGCGCCGCACACCCGTTTCTACCTGCAGTTCGGCACGATGGAGGTCAAGCGCTATTGCGAGCAGCGCGGCTACCTGGACGTTTTCGAGCGTGCCGGCGTGGAGCTGGTAATGCCGGGCTGCGGTTCGTGCGCCAACTGCGGGCCGGGCCAGTCGACCTCGGCCTCGCAGGTCACCATCAGCGCGATCAACCGCAATTTCCCGGGCCGCTCGGGACCCGGGAGCGTATGGCTGGCCAGCCCGTATTCGGTGGCCGCCAGCGCGCTGGCGGGCCGGATCGTGGACTACGGCCAGCTGCGGGGATAGGCGCGGGGCGCTATTTCTTCATGCCATCGCCCATGCCGTCCTTCGACATGGTGTCCTTCTTCATGCCGTCCTTCTTCATGCCATCGTGCTTCATCCTGTCGCCGGCCATGGCATCCCTTTTCATGCCGTCTTTCTTCATGTCGTCCTTCTTCATCGCGTCCTTGGCGGGCGCGGTTTTGGACATGGCGTCCTTGCCCATGCCGTCCTTGGCCATGTTGTCCTTGCCCATGTTATCGGCGGCGTGAGCCGTGACGGCGGCCAGGGCCATGCCCAGGGAAAGAACGAGAGGGGTCAGTTTCTTCATGCGTCGCTCCTTGAAGCGTGGGTCGAAAGAGGGCGTGGGGAATCCGCGCCGTATGGAACCTCGGCTCAGCTGCCGCCGAACCAGTTGTATCCCTGGTCTTCCCAGTAGCCGCCAGGGTAGGTGTCGGTGACGAAGATCGCCCGGACGTGCTTGGGATTCTTGTAGCCAAGCTTGGTCGGCATGCGCAGCTTCATGGGAAAACCGTATTCGCGCGGCAGCGTGCGTCCGTCGTAGCTCAGCGTGAGCAGCGTTTGCGGATGCAGCGCCGTCGGCATGTCGATGCTGGTGTAGTAGTCGTCCGCGCACTTGAAGCCCACGTACCGGGCGCGGGTGTCGGCGCCGATGCGGGCCAGGAAATCCGAGAAGCGCACGCCGCCCCAGCGCCCGATGGCGCTCCAGCCTTCCACGCAGATGTGCCGCGTGATCTGTTCGGCCTGGGGCAGGGCCCGCAGGTCGGCCAGGCGCCATGGCCGGCGGTCGGCCACCCGGCCGGCGACCTCGAGCCGGTAGTCCGCCTCGTCCACCCGAGGGGCCTCGTCCACCCCGTAGTAGGCGTTGAACGGAAACGGGCGCGTGATCATGGAGGCGGGATAGGTCGGCGCCAGCGCGTCCGGATCGAACAGCCAGCCCTGTACCTTGTCGTTGAAGCGGGAGACGGCCGACAGCGCCTGTTCGACACCGGCCTGGCCGGTGACGTCGCAGCCCGACAGCAGGGCCAGCCCGCCCAGGGATAGCGGGCGCGTCAGGAAGGCGCGCCGGTCGGGGCGCTCGATCCGGGGCGCCAGCAGCCGCCGGGCTTCGCGCAGCGCCAGCCGGGCATCGGACGTGGACAGGCGGGAGCGTTTTTCCATGGCGGCCTCCTACCTGCCCCGGATCATGGCACGCAGGGTGCGAGGCACCAGTGCCACCATGACCAGGTGTACGGCCACGAATCCCACCAGGGCGGCCATCGCGGCGAAATGCACGCGGCGCGCCGCCTCGTAGCCGCCCATCAGCTCGCGCAGCAGGCCGAACTGCACCGATTTCCACAGCACCAGTCCCGACACGACCAGCAGCGCGACGTCCAGCATGACGAACAGGTAGGCCAGGCGCTGGACCTGGTTGTACCGGCGCGGGTCGTCATGGGCCAGGCGGCCGCGCAGCGCCGCCGCGATATCGCGCAGCACGCCGCGCGGCGAAAGCGGCAGGAAGCGGCGGGCCAGCCGGCCGGTCGCGACGTTTAGCGCGAGATAGGCCAGGCCGTTGACCGCCAGCAGCCACATGGCGGCGAAATGCCATTGCAGCGCGCCGGCCAGCCATCCGCCCAGGGTGATCGCCTGGGGGAACGCGAAGTCGAACAGCGGCGAAGCGTTGTAGATGCGCCATCCGCTCGCCACCATGGCGAGCACGGCCACCGCGTTCAGGGCGTGGGCGATGCGCACCCAGGCGGGATGAATGGGGGACATGCGGGCTCTCCGTTCAGGGTTTGCCGCATTGTTGGCCCCCCGCCATACCGGAGTCCTCACGCAAACTTAAAATAAATGTGATGAATTCCCGCGCCGGGATTGGCGAGAATGGCGTCTACGGTTTTTCACAGGCAGGTTCATGGAACGAGTCAAGCGCGTCCTGATCGTCGAGGATGATGCCCATATCGCCGAATTGTTGCGCATGCACCTGCGCGACGAGGGCTATGCCGTCGAGCACGCGGCCGACGGCGAGCAGGGCATGCGCATGCTGGAGGGCGGGGCCTGGGACGCCCTGGTCCTGGACCTGATGCTGCCCGGCGTGGACGGACTGGAAATCTGCCGCCGGGCCCGGGCCATGGCGCGCTACACCCCCATCATCATCACCAGCGCGCGTTCCAGCGAAGTCCACCGCATCGTCGGGCTGGAGCTGGGCGCCGACGACTACCTCGCCAAGCCCTTCTCCATGCTGGAGCTGGTGGCGCGCGTCAAGGCGCTGCTGCGCCGCGTGGATGCCCTGGCGCGCCACGCGCGCATCGAAGCCGGGCTGCTGTCGCTGCATGGCCTGGACCTGGATCCGCTGGCCCGCACGGCCCTGCTGAATGGCCGGGCCATCGACCTGACGCCGCGCGAATTCGACCTGCTGGCCTTCTTCGTGCGGCATCCCGACAAGGTGTACTCGCGCATGGACCTGTTGAACGAGGTGTGGGGCTACCAGCATGACGGCTACGAGCATACGGTCAACACGCACATCAACCGCCTGCGCACGAAGGTCGAGGACGACCCGTCCCAGCCGCGTCGCATCCTGACGGTGTGGGGCCGCGGCTACAAGTTCGCCTCGGGCGCGCGGGACGAGGCCGCCGCGCCATGAAGCGCCTTTCGCTCACGCAGCGGCTTTCGCTGGTGTTCGCCGTGCTGCTGCTGGCCTGCAGCGGGATGTCGCTGCTGTTCCAGATCCGGGCCGAGGCGCGCCACGAACAGGAGGTCGTGCAGCAGTTGTCGAGCGGACTGGCCGCGCACATCGCCGGCACGGCGCAGCTCATGGATGCCGGCGGATGGAAACCGGAGGCCGTGCGCGACCTGTTCGACAAGCTGATGGCGGTCAATCCCGCCGTCGAACTGTACCTGCTCGATCCCGACGGGCGCATCGTCGGCCATGCCGCTCCGCCCGGCCGCCTGCGGCGCGACCGCGTCGACCTGGCGCCGGTGCGCCGCCTGGCCGCGGGGGCCGCGCTGCCCATACTGGGCGACGATCCCCGCAGCGCGGATGCGCGCAAGGTATTCAATGCCGCGCCGGTGCGCGTCGATGGCAAGGAGGCCGGCTACGTCTACGTCATCCTGCAGGGCGAGACGCACGATGCGCTGGCCGCGGGGCTCGCCCGCCACTCGGTGTGGCGCATGACGGGCCTGGCCATGGGCCTGGTCGCGCTGCTGGGCCTGATCATGGGCCTCGTCGCCTTCCATCTCATCACCCGCCCCTTGCGCGCGCTGGCCGATACGGTGCGCAGCTTCGACGCCGCCGGCGATGCGCCCACGCCGCCGCTGGATCCGCCGCCCGACGACGGCCGGCGCGACGAAATCGCCACGCTGCGCGCCGCCTTCGCGCAGATGAGCCGGCGCATCGCCGAACAGTGGCGCGAACTGACCCGCCAGGACCAGCAGCGCCGGGAGCTGGTCGCCAACATCTCGCACGACCTGCGCACGCCGTTGACCTCGCTGCACGGCTACCTGGAAACCCTGCGCGTCAAGGACGGCCTGCTGACCCAGGCCGAGCACCATCGCTACCTGGACATCGCGCTGGACCAGAGCCGCAAGGTCGGGGTGCTGGCGCAGGCGCTGTTCGAGCTGGCCCGCCTGGAGTCGGGGCTGGTCCAGCCCGAGCGCGAGACCTTCGCCCTGCCCGACCTGGTGCAGGACGTCGTGCAGAAGTTCGAGCTGGCGGCCGAGGCGCGCGGCCAGCGCCTGCTGACCGAGATCCCGCCGGCATTGCCGCAGGTCCATGCCGACATCGCCATGATCGAGCGCGTGCTGACCAACCTGCTGGACAACGCCATCCGCCACAATCCGCCCGGCACGCGGGTCACGGTGGGCCTGGCCGCGGCTGCGAACGGGGTGCGGATCGACGTGCGCGACACCGGTTCGGGCATCCCCGAGGCGCTGCGGCCCCGCCTGTTCAAGCGGATCCCCGCCTGGGGCCGCAAGGCACAGGAGAGCGGCGGGCTGGGGCTGATCATCGTCCAGCGCATGCTCGCCCTGCACGGCAGCGACATCCGGCTGGTCGAGGACGGCGGGCCGGGCACGGTGTTCCGGTTCGACCTGGCGGCCGGTTGAACGCGTCTTTCCTGTATGTATCCGGATGCGTCCTCGTGTACCATCGGGCGTACAACGATACGGATGAGGAGAGAGACTTGAAAAGCCTTCCCATTGTTTCCGCGTTCGACCCCCGTCGCCGCACGCTGCTCACGGCCGCGGCCGCCGGCGTCGCCGCCTCGGTCATGGGCCGTCCGGCGCTGGCCCAGCAGAAATTCATCAATGTGCTCACGGGCGGCCAGAGCGGCGTGTACTACCCGCTGGGCGTGGCCCTGGGCCAGATCTACTCCAAGACCATTCCCGGCGCGAAGACCAGCGTGCAGGCCACCAAGGCCTCGGCCGAGAACCTGAACCTGCTGCAGGCCGGCCGCGGCGAGATCGCCTTCACGCTGGCCGATGCGTTGTCCGACGCCTGGAACGGTTCCGAGGACGCGGGCTTCAAGACGCCCCTGAAGAAACTGCGCGTCATCGCGGGCATCTATTCCAACTACATCCAGCTCATCGCCAGCGAGGGGTCGGGCATCAAGACGCTGGCCGATCTCAAGGGCAAGCGCATCTCGGTCGGCGCGCCGCGTTCGGGCACCGAGCTGAACGCGCGCGCCGTGGTGAAGGCCGCCGGCCTGACCTACAAGGATTTCTCCAAGGTCGAATACCTGCCCTTCGGCGAATCGGTGGAACTCATCAAGAACCGCCAGCTCGACGTGACGCTGCAATCGGCCGGACTGGGCGTGGCCTCGATCCGCGATCTCGCGACCACGATGAAGATCGTCGTGGTGGCGATCCCGCCCGATGTCGTCGCCAAGATCGGCGACTCCGCCTACCAGAGCACGACCATTCCGGCCAACACCTATACCGGGCAGACCGAGGCCGTGCCCAGCATCGCGATCCGCAACTTCCTGGTCAGCCACGAAGGGGTGTCGGACGATACCGCCTACGAAATGACCAAGAACCTGTTCGAGCACCTCGATCAACTGGTGGCCGCGCACTCCGCCGCCAAGGAGATCAAGCGCGAGAACGCGATGGGCGGCACGTCCGTGCCTTTCCACCCGGGCGCCCAGAAGTACTACAAGGAAATCGGGCTGCTGAAATAACCGCCACCGCGCCGGGGAAACATGGACCAAACCACTGCAACGCCCGGCGCCGCCTCGACGGCGGCGGGGCCGGAACCGGTCGTCCTGACCGGCGCGCTGTTCTACATCGCCATCGCCTTTTCGGCGTTCCAGATCATCACGGCGGCCTTCAGCCCGCTGTCCAGCTCCGTGGTGCGGGCGGTCCACGTGGGCTTCCTGCTGCTGATGGTGTTCGTGCTGTATCCGCCGCTGCGGCAGAAATGGCTGGGCTGGGCGATCGGGGCGGTGGCGTTCGCCACCGGCCTGTACCAGTGGGTGTTCGAAGGCGAACTGATCCAGCGCGCGGGCGAGGTCACGCCGGCCGACATGGCGGTGGGCATCGTGCTGATCGTGCTGGTGTTCGAGGCGGCGCGCCGGGCGATG of Pigmentiphaga sp. H8 contains these proteins:
- a CDS encoding TAXI family TRAP transporter solute-binding subunit produces the protein MKSLPIVSAFDPRRRTLLTAAAAGVAASVMGRPALAQQKFINVLTGGQSGVYYPLGVALGQIYSKTIPGAKTSVQATKASAENLNLLQAGRGEIAFTLADALSDAWNGSEDAGFKTPLKKLRVIAGIYSNYIQLIASEGSGIKTLADLKGKRISVGAPRSGTELNARAVVKAAGLTYKDFSKVEYLPFGESVELIKNRQLDVTLQSAGLGVASIRDLATTMKIVVVAIPPDVVAKIGDSAYQSTTIPANTYTGQTEAVPSIAIRNFLVSHEGVSDDTAYEMTKNLFEHLDQLVAAHSAAKEIKRENAMGGTSVPFHPGAQKYYKEIGLLK
- a CDS encoding amidohydrolase family protein — translated: MPETTLPATVIRGVTLVDPETAGQPFQADLTIAGKRIARIVPHGTMPLPSTARVVDGSRWLAVPGLVNAHYHSHDVLLKGCFDVMSLERWTFRALPRYFPPRSDDELRLRTLVGAAECLLGGITTVQDMLSLWPLDRRQIEVVRRAYEDAGLRVVLGMQVADVGALDTMPFLRDVLPAEAASLAAGPPPPAGMRDAVAEMADILAAHPARDDDRLSWAVCPSSPERCGPALLTALRDLAREHGRRMFSHVAISRMEAVAARELFKADGGSPIRYLARLGLLGPELTLAHGVWLDRRDMAMLAKSGTRMVLNPMSNLKTKNGIAPLRRYLDHGVGVALGCDNCSCSDAQNMFQAMKLAVLQAAITGHDEGPPHAADALRAATLGGAQALGLERDIGRLAEGRKADITFLDLRDPVYLPLNDAARQVVFGESGRGVAAVMVDGRMLVENGRLASIDLEAVRRELAGLLPTLERDAREAAARAARLDPYLRRAQEQALGVKLGMRRFAELASRG
- a CDS encoding aconitase family protein — translated: MQDSIRFEGRVLYLSRDPSCIRRQLAGESVSLAQAGPLRDDVSTDEITPVTTMLVYDERLGRYPYVGLKAGDELPIGEDAVRQGGFGITVAGKRYGKGSSREHSPLAELSAGIRLIVAESFERIYQQNCDNIGILTTTDFDVLRRIEAGEAIPIERFLNGRDALTQAIIRSGGLMAYSRRALRADTGSTPRAAGKGLTLVEKIIHRHLHPDTVEAGRGSGVFIRADWRFSHDYFTGMSAHLMHLAYGKPAPLRDPDRIVAFHDHLVLAPQSVPHVKGGLLPRVATLVQGHHDFIDDYPVRHYGQLPDGSGSEGICHALMAERHALPGEVVAGTDSHTPHAGALGCLAFGVGSTDMANSWATGYVRCKVPETLRVEISGTLAPGVTAKDIVLVLLRSEAVRNGEAIGAVFEYGGEAVRAMSVDERATLTNMVAELGGFTGIVEPDERTVAFLKERRGVDFALEDWMASDADAAYRRVIHIDGASVQPMAARPGDPGNGVAIAELDGDVAVDIAYGGSCTGGKRADFDAYHEVLKWGLDQGLRIAPHTRFYLQFGTMEVKRYCEQRGYLDVFERAGVELVMPGCGSCANCGPGQSTSASQVTISAINRNFPGRSGPGSVWLASPYSVAASALAGRIVDYGQLRG
- a CDS encoding cytochrome b/b6 domain-containing protein; its protein translation is MSPIHPAWVRIAHALNAVAVLAMVASGWRIYNASPLFDFAFPQAITLGGWLAGALQWHFAAMWLLAVNGLAYLALNVATGRLARRFLPLSPRGVLRDIAAALRGRLAHDDPRRYNQVQRLAYLFVMLDVALLVVSGLVLWKSVQFGLLRELMGGYEAARRVHFAAMAALVGFVAVHLVMVALVPRTLRAMIRGR
- a CDS encoding carboxylesterase/lipase family protein, with product MGGDASGFVEVGLAEGRLRGARRDGVLWFSGVPYARPPLESLRFAPPEPPRPWTGTRDATGAMPIAPQAASRLAAVMGDFSREQSEDCLQLTIATPGLDGGHRPVIIWLHGGGFSSGGGGLDWYDGCRLAREGDAVVVGVNYRLGALGYLYANGLSPGNLGLLDQAQAIRFVREHAHDFGGDPNAITLMGQSAGANAIAALFAGGHAGPGIRRAVLQSGAYGIGTLDTARAGEMGERFLHHLGLADAPGRARDLSVATILAAQGAVARETAQLGETAPPFHLLADPPGLPADFRFDTLAADAMAGVQILVGVTARECQAFFARDPRMAGLDHDGAQARLRALYGDAAAGDYARRREARPDIHAADLFSDWISDHVFDAPTIQFADRASAAGADVYFYRFDWQAPASGFGSCHCLELPFLMGTARAWNGSPMLEAADPQAIDRLSATMRAAWLAFARDGVPAAPSLPAWPRYARDTRLAMHLDDAPRVGSAHA
- a CDS encoding ATP-binding protein — protein: MKRLSLTQRLSLVFAVLLLACSGMSLLFQIRAEARHEQEVVQQLSSGLAAHIAGTAQLMDAGGWKPEAVRDLFDKLMAVNPAVELYLLDPDGRIVGHAAPPGRLRRDRVDLAPVRRLAAGAALPILGDDPRSADARKVFNAAPVRVDGKEAGYVYVILQGETHDALAAGLARHSVWRMTGLAMGLVALLGLIMGLVAFHLITRPLRALADTVRSFDAAGDAPTPPLDPPPDDGRRDEIATLRAAFAQMSRRIAEQWRELTRQDQQRRELVANISHDLRTPLTSLHGYLETLRVKDGLLTQAEHHRYLDIALDQSRKVGVLAQALFELARLESGLVQPERETFALPDLVQDVVQKFELAAEARGQRLLTEIPPALPQVHADIAMIERVLTNLLDNAIRHNPPGTRVTVGLAAAANGVRIDVRDTGSGIPEALRPRLFKRIPAWGRKAQESGGLGLIIVQRMLALHGSDIRLVEDGGPGTVFRFDLAAG
- a CDS encoding response regulator transcription factor, producing MERVKRVLIVEDDAHIAELLRMHLRDEGYAVEHAADGEQGMRMLEGGAWDALVLDLMLPGVDGLEICRRARAMARYTPIIITSARSSEVHRIVGLELGADDYLAKPFSMLELVARVKALLRRVDALARHARIEAGLLSLHGLDLDPLARTALLNGRAIDLTPREFDLLAFFVRHPDKVYSRMDLLNEVWGYQHDGYEHTVNTHINRLRTKVEDDPSQPRRILTVWGRGYKFASGARDEAAAP
- a CDS encoding molybdopterin-dependent oxidoreductase, producing the protein MEKRSRLSTSDARLALREARRLLAPRIERPDRRAFLTRPLSLGGLALLSGCDVTGQAGVEQALSAVSRFNDKVQGWLFDPDALAPTYPASMITRPFPFNAYYGVDEAPRVDEADYRLEVAGRVADRRPWRLADLRALPQAEQITRHICVEGWSAIGRWGGVRFSDFLARIGADTRARYVGFKCADDYYTSIDMPTALHPQTLLTLSYDGRTLPREYGFPMKLRMPTKLGYKNPKHVRAIFVTDTYPGGYWEDQGYNWFGGS
- a CDS encoding pentapeptide MXKDX repeat protein, whose product is MKKLTPLVLSLGMALAAVTAHAADNMGKDNMAKDGMGKDAMSKTAPAKDAMKKDDMKKDGMKRDAMAGDRMKHDGMKKDGMKKDTMSKDGMGDGMKK
- a CDS encoding VOC family protein: MSGDIDSVNHLGIAVRDMDQACALYERLGFTLSPLSVHSGSKAPGEAPVPMATGNRCAIFPKNYIEVLGIVNPGAMDWGWERFVDKFQGAHIICFGCTDAETVHRRLEDSKVANSGVITLQRDIGTEDGMRTARFDCVHFDSAATPEGLIQAARHRNPEYVHQPRYLGHANGATSLAEILLVSENPEQTAARYAVLSGQPSVRQDDGSFLIRLPVVTALRFMGPEQAGVELPGTLMAPAPAIVAATFGVRDLAAARAWVAQAGFPVVDGPGRFMVPAENALGVAHLFRQE